A single window of uncultured Methanospirillum sp. DNA harbors:
- a CDS encoding glycosyltransferase family 2 protein — translation MLQFSVIIINYNGISFLTDLLDSLYAQTYDDFEIILVDNASTDGSVAFVQSFSPDIHLIVNQFNRGFAGGCNDGADIAKGEFFLFLNVDIILCPEFLATMYEAIQKYDGYGMYGPKMKYPDGRINSTGICISLSGAAWDRGLGAEDSGQYDQSEDILGPSGGAALFRRVTFFEAGGFDNDFFLYMEDLDLVIRAQLTGWKCRYIPQAVVYHHHGGIAGIESDISVYYGNRNILWYPVKNYPWWLLLFVFPWTVGRTIGVVGYYALRGQGKVAIKAKWDGICFLPSIIKKRKGQIKKPYIFGILRYIRGIAFSN, via the coding sequence ATGCTCCAATTTAGTGTGATTATAATTAATTATAATGGTATTTCGTTCCTTACTGATCTACTTGATTCCCTATATGCTCAAACCTATGATGATTTTGAAATAATTCTTGTAGACAACGCATCAACAGATGGCAGTGTTGCGTTTGTTCAAAGTTTCTCTCCTGATATTCATCTCATTGTGAACCAATTTAATCGAGGGTTTGCAGGTGGCTGTAATGATGGAGCAGATATTGCAAAAGGTGAGTTTTTTCTTTTTCTTAATGTCGACATTATCTTATGTCCTGAATTCTTGGCTACCATGTATGAAGCGATCCAAAAGTATGATGGATATGGCATGTATGGTCCGAAAATGAAATATCCTGATGGAAGAATAAATTCAACAGGAATATGCATTTCTCTTTCAGGGGCTGCATGGGATAGGGGCTTGGGGGCGGAAGATTCAGGACAATACGATCAATCTGAAGACATACTTGGTCCCAGTGGAGGTGCTGCGTTATTTAGGCGAGTAACTTTTTTTGAAGCAGGAGGTTTTGATAACGATTTTTTTTTGTATATGGAAGATCTTGATCTAGTAATCCGTGCACAATTAACTGGATGGAAGTGTCGGTATATTCCACAAGCTGTAGTTTATCATCATCATGGAGGTATTGCTGGAATTGAATCTGATATTTCTGTGTATTATGGGAACCGAAATATTCTCTGGTATCCTGTGAAAAATTATCCCTGGTGGTTACTACTATTTGTTTTTCCTTGGACCGTTGGAAGGACGATTGGTGTAGTTGGGTATTATGCATTAAGAGGGCAAGGCAAAGTTGCAATAAAAGCAAAATGGGATGGTATTTGCTTTCTCCCATCTATAATAAAAAAGAGGAAAGGTCAAATAAAAAAGCCCTATATCTTTGGTATTTTGCGGTATATCCGTGGTATTGCGTTTAGTAATTAG
- a CDS encoding glycosyltransferase family 4 protein yields MGVTSFRKFQRKNRKHTINNAIKLLYKYFRKINGLLSRYPYLLACWIFVFSCTINSITRVVLKHEYQLIRRSNFFDSNWYLSYYSDIQITGLKPITHYIWFGWREMRDPSPLFCTSYYLSHNLDIYDEEVNPLVHFIVNDTNNSWPRSSPAEQKSSIIKKNESNSFRSQKNQKIDCARRYPNILFIGHEATYTGAPLVLLYLIQWLSANTLSNIFLILLRGGSLLPEYSKVSHVLCLKQGFVPPFEVIKNFVQEPGFIYVNTVVSAELIEILTKFNKPIITHVHELDKLIRMAVDNQTMISLAKNSSSIIAVSDPVAQNLVQSYGCQEEKIEIIHDFIKLSSKSKCDKEALRSFLSLPIDGKIVVGCGLDVWRKGVDIFVSVAQAVLSASGKKDIFFIWVGELSPPLEGSSLGNLVKSNLYKEQILFPGFSKNPRDYFSAADIFLLPSREDPFPLVALEACECSLPVICFENSGGMPDFIRNGAGYVVPFEDAEAMAKRVIFLLAHDEIRMSIGNSAREKLLKSHISEIAIPKVLKICQKHLNFHLIKEY; encoded by the coding sequence ATGGGAGTAACCAGTTTTAGAAAATTTCAAAGAAAGAATAGAAAACACACAATAAATAATGCAATAAAACTATTATATAAATATTTTAGAAAAATCAATGGCCTCTTATCACGTTACCCATATTTATTAGCATGTTGGATTTTTGTCTTTTCTTGCACAATTAATTCCATTACAAGGGTTGTGTTAAAACATGAGTATCAATTAATTAGAAGATCTAATTTTTTTGATTCTAATTGGTATCTCTCTTACTACTCTGATATACAAATAACTGGTTTAAAACCGATCACTCACTATATCTGGTTTGGGTGGAGGGAAATGAGAGATCCAAGTCCATTGTTTTGCACTTCTTACTATCTATCTCATAATCTCGACATCTATGATGAAGAAGTGAATCCTCTGGTTCACTTTATTGTGAATGATACAAATAATTCATGGCCTCGTTCCTCCCCCGCAGAACAAAAATCCTCTATTATAAAAAAAAATGAGTCAAATTCTTTTAGATCTCAAAAAAATCAAAAAATAGATTGTGCTAGACGATATCCGAATATTTTGTTTATTGGCCACGAGGCTACATATACTGGGGCACCTTTGGTTCTTTTGTATTTAATCCAGTGGTTATCAGCAAATACTCTTTCAAATATCTTTTTGATTTTATTACGTGGTGGTTCGCTTCTTCCTGAGTACAGCAAGGTATCTCATGTGTTGTGCTTAAAACAGGGGTTTGTTCCTCCTTTTGAAGTAATAAAAAACTTTGTTCAGGAGCCCGGATTTATTTATGTAAATACTGTTGTTTCTGCAGAACTAATTGAAATTTTAACCAAATTCAACAAACCAATAATTACTCATGTACATGAACTGGACAAGCTAATCCGGATGGCGGTGGATAATCAAACTATGATCAGTCTTGCAAAAAATTCATCTTCGATTATTGCAGTATCTGATCCAGTAGCTCAGAATCTTGTGCAGTCATATGGATGTCAGGAAGAAAAAATTGAAATCATCCATGATTTTATTAAACTAAGTTCAAAATCAAAATGTGATAAAGAAGCCTTGCGTTCTTTTTTAAGCCTTCCAATTGATGGCAAGATTGTTGTGGGTTGTGGTTTGGATGTATGGAGAAAGGGGGTTGATATTTTTGTATCTGTTGCTCAGGCCGTTCTTTCAGCATCAGGAAAAAAGGATATTTTCTTTATTTGGGTTGGTGAGTTGTCTCCTCCTCTTGAAGGGTCATCACTGGGAAATCTTGTAAAGAGTAATTTGTATAAAGAGCAGATATTATTTCCGGGTTTTTCTAAAAATCCCCGGGATTATTTCAGTGCAGCTGATATTTTCTTATTACCATCTCGCGAAGATCCATTTCCATTGGTAGCACTTGAGGCATGTGAATGTTCTCTTCCGGTTATCTGCTTTGAAAATTCAGGTGGGATGCCTGATTTTATTCGAAATGGAGCTGGATATGTGGTTCCATTCGAAGATGCTGAAGCTATGGCAAAGAGGGTTATATTTTTACTTGCACATGATGAAATCAGAATGTCCATAGGAAATTCAGCACGTGAAAAACTCCTCAAATCACACATATCCGAAATTGCGATCCCAAAGGTACTAAAAATTTGTCAAAAACATTTGAATTTCCATTTAATCAAGGAATACTAA